One window of Saimiri boliviensis isolate mSaiBol1 chromosome 4, mSaiBol1.pri, whole genome shotgun sequence genomic DNA carries:
- the LOC101042640 gene encoding U1 small nuclear ribonucleoprotein C-like, whose product MPKFYCDYCNTYLTHDSPSVGNTHCSDRKHKENVKDYYQKWMEERAQSLIDKTTAAFQQGKISPTPLSAPPPSGTMISPSPSLLGPPHPGMMPAPHMGGLLIMPVMGPPSPEMILVGPAPGMRPPMGGHVPMMPGPPMIRPPARPMILPTRPRMTQRPHCISFILPVLLHQEIVLL is encoded by the coding sequence ATGCCCAAGTTTTATTGTGACTACTGCAATACATACCTCACCCATGACTCTCCATCTGTGGGAAACACACACTGCAGTGATAGGAAACACAAAGAGAATGTGAAAGACTACTATCAGAAATGGATGGAAGAGCGGGCTCAGAGCCTGATTGACAAAACAACGGCTGCATTTCAACAAGGAAAGATATCTCCTACTCCACtgtctgctcctcctccttccgGGACGATGATATCACCTTCCCCCAGTCTTCTGGGTCCTCCTCATCCTGGCATGATGCCAGCACCCCATATGGGGGGCCTTCTCATAATGCCAGTGATGGGTCCCCCTTCTCCTGAGATGATACTAGTGGGACCTGCTCCTGGAATGAGGCCACCCATGGGAGGCCATGTGCCAATGATGCCTGGGCCCCCAATGATAAGACCTCCTGCCCGTCCCATGATCTTGCCCACTCGGCCCAGAATGACTCAAAGGCCTCATTGTATCAGTTTTATATTACCTGTTCTTCTTCATCAGGAGATCGTGCTGCTGTGA